In Flammeovirgaceae bacterium 311, one DNA window encodes the following:
- a CDS encoding carboxyl-terminal protease (COG0793 Periplasmic protease), which translates to MYHVDPPASDSLFSERVLQEFIQNLDPGGFYLTMESVNTIRGSFGNLEKDIQKGRCTALEAGIAVFSRQYIFVDSLRSQLLRQPLVLSDADVLQLKLSQKQSYAKDGVELAEKWRKQIRYLLLYEAYIEAGEGELSLENEAALRIKLQERLQCRRSRLMEAAGGLQLKIGDHFLSALSTAFDPHTNYFPPTTRQQFMAALSTEAESFGIQLHENPQGDIEILRLVPGGPAWKSKELQEGDVLISLRPKKGMAKDFSCTSIEEADALLADVMLKQAKLDVRKKSGQLKTVELVKERLQVEENVVNSFILEGTHTLGYLALPAFYTQQDGSYGQGVATDVAKEIIKLLSAEVEGIVLDLRFNGGGSVMEALKLAGMFIDDGPLGVESDRYHKNQPLRDMVKGTIYDGPIILIVNNFSASASEILAQALQTYNRALIVGSSTYGKATVQVIMPVSGQHKPKSREPFVKMTIAKYYGLQGSSYQAVGIIPDIELRDGISAFGLREAAYPTALRADVISSKLNFHPEPALPTEALSFLSEQRLQTDSVYKRQLEHSNMLTNIIARGFPVRLSPRYFKADYNQLLNLYEECVTTRGSASSPFKLQNLPDTEKLFAEDEELKSINARMKEELENDLWLTETYHVMLDLLELQPRSSKP; encoded by the coding sequence ATGTATCATGTTGATCCGCCTGCTTCAGACAGTCTGTTTTCAGAGAGGGTGTTGCAGGAGTTTATCCAGAACCTCGATCCCGGCGGGTTCTACCTGACCATGGAATCTGTCAATACAATCCGCGGGAGCTTCGGAAATCTCGAAAAAGACATACAGAAGGGGAGGTGTACAGCATTGGAGGCGGGCATTGCAGTCTTTAGCAGGCAGTATATATTTGTAGATTCTTTACGGAGCCAGCTGCTCCGGCAGCCACTTGTACTAAGTGATGCCGATGTGCTGCAGCTAAAGCTTTCACAAAAGCAGAGCTATGCCAAAGACGGGGTTGAACTGGCAGAAAAGTGGCGGAAGCAAATTAGGTACCTGCTGCTTTACGAGGCATACATTGAAGCCGGAGAAGGAGAACTTTCGCTGGAAAACGAAGCAGCCCTTCGCATAAAGTTGCAGGAACGGCTCCAGTGCAGGCGAAGCAGGTTAATGGAGGCCGCCGGTGGGCTGCAGCTAAAGATCGGTGATCATTTTCTTAGCGCCCTCTCTACAGCTTTTGATCCCCATACCAATTATTTCCCGCCTACCACCAGGCAGCAGTTTATGGCAGCACTCTCTACGGAAGCTGAGTCTTTTGGTATACAGTTACATGAAAATCCTCAGGGCGATATTGAAATACTGAGGCTGGTACCCGGCGGCCCGGCCTGGAAAAGCAAAGAACTGCAGGAAGGCGATGTACTGATAAGTCTGCGCCCGAAAAAGGGTATGGCAAAAGATTTTTCCTGCACCAGTATAGAGGAGGCTGATGCGCTGCTGGCGGATGTAATGCTGAAACAGGCAAAACTGGATGTTCGCAAAAAAAGTGGCCAGCTCAAAACAGTAGAGCTGGTTAAAGAAAGGCTGCAGGTAGAGGAAAATGTGGTGAACAGCTTTATTCTTGAAGGTACCCATACCCTGGGTTATCTGGCTTTGCCAGCCTTTTACACCCAGCAGGATGGTTCTTATGGCCAGGGTGTCGCTACCGATGTTGCCAAAGAAATTATAAAGCTCCTAAGCGCAGAAGTAGAGGGAATAGTGCTTGACCTTCGTTTTAACGGAGGCGGTTCTGTGATGGAAGCTCTGAAACTGGCTGGAATGTTTATAGATGATGGACCACTGGGTGTAGAAAGTGACAGGTATCACAAGAACCAACCCCTGAGGGATATGGTAAAGGGCACCATTTACGATGGACCCATCATATTGATCGTGAACAATTTTTCGGCCTCCGCATCTGAAATTCTGGCTCAGGCACTTCAAACTTATAACCGTGCACTGATAGTAGGCTCATCCACCTACGGAAAAGCAACAGTACAGGTGATTATGCCGGTATCCGGACAGCACAAGCCAAAGTCCAGGGAGCCCTTTGTTAAAATGACCATTGCCAAATACTATGGTCTGCAGGGAAGCAGCTACCAGGCTGTCGGCATCATTCCTGATATTGAGCTAAGGGACGGGATATCTGCTTTTGGGCTGCGCGAGGCAGCCTATCCAACAGCGCTTAGGGCTGATGTTATCAGCAGTAAGCTGAATTTTCATCCCGAGCCAGCTCTGCCAACAGAAGCACTTAGCTTTTTGAGTGAACAGCGGCTGCAGACAGATTCTGTATACAAGCGGCAGCTGGAACATTCAAATATGCTCACCAATATTATTGCCCGTGGATTTCCAGTCAGGTTGTCGCCCCGTTACTTTAAAGCAGATTACAATCAGCTGCTCAACCTTTATGAAGAGTGTGTTACCACCAGGGGATCAGCATCGTCTCCTTTCAAACTGCAGAACCTGCCGGATACAGAAAAACTGTTTGCTGAAGATGAGGAACTGAAATCAATTAATGCCCGAATGAAGGAGGAACTGGAAAATGATCTCTGGCTTACAGAAACCTACCATGTAATGCTGGACCTGCTGGAGCTTCAGCCCAGAAGCAGTAAGCCCTAG